One Cotesia glomerata isolate CgM1 linkage group LG8, MPM_Cglom_v2.3, whole genome shotgun sequence genomic window carries:
- the LOC123270743 gene encoding uncharacterized protein LOC123270743, which translates to MYYAIKFAKLVLATFFINYIALNVNGLECYVCESKPSSADYCVKIHNNFKTYCPRKYCTIFRKELRDIYEGNNQLNYMNRSCSDQKMLPEQIIVADSQVRVFNTENFRRHNIAVITDEFQYYFQSCESDLCNNGDGVESSDNDPKSRVLIVPGIGTNLASSLSSSNYFIFIACIFIFTNKFINF; encoded by the exons atgtattatgcGATTAAATTCGCAAAATTAGTGCTtgcaacattttttattaattatattgcaCTTAACGTTAATG gctTAGAATGTTACGTATGTGAATCAAAACCAAGTTCAGCGGATTACTGCGTGAAAATCCACAACAACTTCAAAACCTACTGTCCAAGAAAATACTGCACAATTTTTCGCAAGGAGTTGCGGGACATTTACGAAGGGAACAATCAATTGAATTATATGAATCGTTCGTGCTCCGACCAAAAAATGCTCCCAGAACAAATAATTGTCGCTGACAGCCAAGTCAGAGTTTTCAATACCGAAAATTTCAGACGCCACAATATTGCAGTTATTACAGATGAGTTTCAATATTACTTTCAAAGTTGTGAAAGCGATCTTTGTAATAATGGCGACGGTGTCGAGTCATCAGACAATGATCCTAAGTCAAGAGTACTTATTGTCCCGGGTATAGGTACTAATTTAGCGTCTAGTTTATCGAGttccaattattttatttttatagcttgtatttttatttttacgaataaatttattaatttttga